One segment of Triticum aestivum cultivar Chinese Spring chromosome 2A, IWGSC CS RefSeq v2.1, whole genome shotgun sequence DNA contains the following:
- the LOC123190437 gene encoding NAC domain-containing protein 67 — protein sequence MIDPQANLDELYCIWLPNTTLSVTGESTGTTTPCASLAVRAVYKSSDYYPGTESSLSQEESDATPHLDLKPRLAVDRGGPGAGGRPAGRTCKSWMGNYVFPLNLPPGYHFAPSGDELIVHYLRRKLDGLPPHLPIFNDVTPIIDYRPEQITDEFRDFGEGARWYFFTKRTRKYATGSRPDRTTPGNGFWKATGPVREIPICPGGKLVGRARTLVFYTGPEKPTHWTMYEYENRTSEAEANDKNVDKLGEWVLCTIQKSQRCDQKKEAGGKAKSKAGGKKRKGKARNGADLVQIQSAEVPEIAWPEKVDEAYVFDDLEQTGCPKKRPQIEQHEPPRSETMMVDDYDYNGIQYIWDDEYMPPPPLPLPLEYEVAPHVAGVGYSYNNMMYQPANSYLHAAHYAVEQDGYAGGHLGSLLGTGNIPCAYRPQHSCAAGITNLPWSRGATTSGQVEP from the exons ATGATTGATCCACAAGCAAATCTTGATGAGCTGTACTGTATTTGGCTTCCAAACACGACCTTATCCGTAACGGGGGAGTCCACGGGCACCACGACGCCGTGCGCTTCGCTGGCGGTCCGGGCGGTATATAAATCGTCGGATTACTACCCGGGTACGGAATCGTCTCTGTCCCAAGAGGAATCGGATGCGACTCCGCATCTCGACCTAAAACCGCGGCTCGCCGTCGATCGAGGTGGGCCAGGTGCAGGCGGGCGGCCGGCCGGCCGTACGTGCAAATCATGGATGGGAAACTACGTTTTTCCGCTGAACCTGCCTCCGGGCTACCACTTCGCCCCGTCGGGAGACGAGCTCATCGTCCACTACCTTCGCCGGAAGCTGGACGGCCTCCCGCCGCACCTGCCCATCTTCAACGACGTGACGCCCATCATCGACTACCGCCCGGAGCAGATCACAG ATGAGTTCAGAGACTTCGGGGAGGGGGCTCGGTGGTACTTCTTCACCAAGCGGACCCGCAAGTACGCGACGGGCAGCCGGCCGGACCGGACCACGCCGGGCAATGGCTTCTGGAAGGCCACGGGCCCCGTGAGGGAAATCCCCATCTGCCCCGGCGGCAAGCTGGTCGGGCGCGCGAGGACGCTGGTGTTCTACACCGGGCCGGAGAAGCCGACCCACTGGACCATGTACGAGTACGAGAACCGCACGTCCGAGGCAGAGGCCAATGACAAGAACGTCGACAAG CTTGGTGAGTGGGTCTTGTGCACGATACAGAAGAGTCAGCGCTGCGACCAGAAGAAAGAGGCAGGCGGCAAGGCTAAAAGCAAGGCAGGCGGCAAGAAAAGGAAGGGCAAGGCACGGAACGGCGCCGATCTAGTCCAGATTCAGAGCGCCGAGGTGCCGGAGATTGCGTGGCCGGAGAAAGTTGATGAGGCGTACGTGTTCGACGACCTGGAGCAGACAGGTTGCCCCAAGAAGAGACCACAGATTGAGCAGCATGAACCGCCGCGCTCAGAGACAATGATGGTAGACGACTATGACTACAATGGTATCCAATACATCTGGGATGATGAGtacatgccgccgccgccgctgccgctgccgctggagTATGAGGTGGCGCCTCATGTTGCAGGAGTAGGATACAGCTACAACAACATGATGTATCAGCCGGCTAACAGCTACCTACATGCTGCGCATTACGCGGTGGAGCAGGATGGGTACGCCGGCGGACATCTCGGCAGCCTCTTGGGCACGGGCAACATTCCATGTGCTTACCGGCCGCAACATTCTTGCGCCGCTGGAATCACCAACTTGCCATGGAGCAGGGGGGCGACGACGAGCGGGCAGGTAGAGCCGTGA